The following are from one region of the Knoellia sp. p5-6-4 genome:
- a CDS encoding GNAT family N-acetyltransferase encodes MTSHWPLFALSLHTPDLELRPVTEADLPGLAARLPDDLELDPAATRFEGLPDSENRAMVVHQGYWRSLGTWRPEAWVLTFAVSHRGEAVGCQTLEGEDFVRLRTVDSSSWLVPGARGRGWGVQARAAVLALAFGELGATAAVTSAWHDNGASLGVSRSLGYEPNGVSTHWRDDQGDEMVHLRLTRERWLGSPWPERVVVRGFGPCRPFFGL; translated from the coding sequence ATGACCTCGCACTGGCCGCTCTTCGCGCTGTCGCTGCACACGCCCGACCTCGAGCTGCGCCCCGTGACGGAGGCCGACCTGCCCGGCCTGGCGGCCCGGCTCCCGGACGACCTCGAGCTCGACCCGGCGGCAACCAGGTTCGAGGGACTGCCGGACTCCGAGAACCGGGCGATGGTGGTCCACCAGGGCTACTGGCGCAGCCTGGGCACGTGGCGCCCCGAGGCGTGGGTCCTCACCTTCGCGGTGAGCCACCGGGGCGAGGCCGTGGGCTGCCAGACGCTCGAGGGTGAGGACTTCGTGCGGCTGCGCACCGTGGACTCCTCGTCCTGGCTGGTGCCCGGCGCTCGCGGGAGGGGCTGGGGCGTCCAGGCGAGGGCGGCGGTCCTGGCGCTCGCCTTCGGCGAGCTCGGTGCCACGGCAGCCGTCACCTCCGCCTGGCACGACAACGGTGCCTCGCTCGGCGTCTCCCGGTCGCTGGGCTACGAGCCCAACGGGGTGTCGACGCACTGGCGCGACGACCAGGGCGACGAGATGGTGCACCTGCGCCTCACCCGCGAGCGGTGGCTCGGCTCGCCGTGGCCCGAGCGGGTCGTGGTGCGCGGGTTCGGGCCCTGCCGGCCCTTCTTCGGCCTGTAG
- a CDS encoding GNAT family N-acetyltransferase codes for MDLPEGFVARPHVPSDAQAVTDLVAAAEEVDAGESAIELEDILGDWQRPSFDLATQSIGVFDGDRLAATGDVFKGRRCEAAVHPDYRRRGIGTWLAGWLEDTARASGSTLVGQSVPSGSSAEVFLRARGYREGWTSWVLQLPEAARIQAQPLPDGYTLREFAAGDERAAFQLIEDAFNEWPHRDPAVFEDWASRTVLRPGFEPWQIRFALARDSEPVGVCFTILAGETGYVDQLAVRADQRGRGLARALLVDAFERARQRGASTSELATDSRTGALGLYEHVGMQVTQTWRHWMTDLG; via the coding sequence ATGGACCTCCCCGAGGGCTTCGTCGCTCGTCCCCACGTCCCCTCCGACGCCCAGGCCGTCACCGACCTCGTCGCAGCTGCCGAGGAGGTCGACGCCGGCGAGTCCGCCATCGAGCTCGAGGACATCCTCGGCGACTGGCAGCGGCCGAGCTTCGACCTCGCGACCCAGAGCATCGGGGTCTTCGACGGAGACCGGCTCGCCGCTACGGGCGACGTCTTCAAGGGCCGCCGGTGCGAGGCCGCGGTGCACCCCGACTACCGGCGGCGCGGGATCGGCACCTGGCTGGCCGGCTGGCTGGAGGACACCGCCCGCGCCAGCGGTTCGACGCTGGTGGGGCAGTCGGTGCCCAGCGGTAGCTCGGCCGAGGTGTTCCTCAGGGCGAGGGGCTACCGCGAGGGCTGGACGTCGTGGGTCCTCCAGCTCCCCGAGGCGGCCCGGATCCAGGCACAGCCGTTGCCCGACGGCTACACACTTCGCGAGTTCGCGGCCGGTGACGAGCGCGCCGCCTTCCAGCTCATCGAGGACGCCTTCAACGAGTGGCCGCACCGCGATCCCGCAGTCTTCGAGGACTGGGCCAGCCGCACCGTCCTGCGGCCGGGCTTCGAGCCGTGGCAGATCCGTTTCGCGCTGGCGCGCGACTCAGAGCCCGTCGGCGTCTGCTTCACGATCCTCGCGGGCGAGACCGGCTACGTCGACCAGCTCGCGGTGCGCGCCGACCAGCGCGGCAGGGGCCTGGCCCGGGCGCTGCTGGTCGACGCCTTCGAGCGGGCCCGGCAGCGCGGGGCCAGCACGAGTGAGCTGGCGACCGACTCCCGCACCGGAGCGCTCGGGCTCTACGAGCACGTCGGCATGCAGGTCACGCAGACCTGGCGGCACTGGATGACCGACCTGGGCTGA
- the pcaG gene encoding protocatechuate 3,4-dioxygenase subunit alpha: protein MSTPDRQDRLVPTAGQTIGPFYGFALSYERDHELVPPATPGAVRLHGTVYDGDGVPVPDSLVEIRQADPTGHVPAVEGALRRDGSVFTGWGRCAADPAGRYSFSTLEPGPTADGAAPFFAVTVFARGLLNRLFTRAYLPGDDERLRADRLLAGVDADRRETLLAERQDDGSLRFDIHLQGERETVFLAFPRHSR from the coding sequence ATGAGCACGCCTGACCGGCAGGACCGCCTCGTGCCCACTGCGGGCCAGACCATCGGGCCCTTCTACGGCTTCGCCCTCTCGTACGAGCGCGACCACGAGCTCGTGCCGCCGGCCACGCCCGGTGCGGTGCGGCTGCACGGCACGGTCTACGACGGCGACGGGGTGCCGGTGCCCGACTCGCTGGTCGAGATCCGGCAGGCCGACCCGACCGGGCACGTGCCGGCGGTCGAGGGTGCCCTCCGCCGGGACGGCAGCGTCTTCACGGGCTGGGGCCGTTGCGCCGCCGACCCCGCCGGCCGCTACTCCTTCAGCACCCTCGAGCCCGGCCCCACGGCGGACGGCGCGGCGCCCTTCTTCGCCGTGACCGTCTTCGCCCGCGGCCTGCTGAACCGACTGTTCACCCGGGCCTACCTCCCGGGGGACGACGAGCGGCTCCGCGCGGACCGGCTCCTTGCCGGCGTCGACGCCGACCGTCGCGAGACCCTGCTCGCCGAGCGGCAGGACGACGGCTCCCTGCGCTTCGACATCCACCTGCAGGGGGAGCGCGAGACCGTCTTCCTCGCCTTCCCGCGCCACAGCCGGTGA
- a CDS encoding BCCT family transporter → MTTQLTTTGPTGPTDLTGEGAPIDDAPHPALDLDLEEHPADEPQRLDKVVFGITAALAIGFVLWGFLSTSTLSSASGAGLDWVVHNMGWLFALVASGFVLFVIWLAAGKFGRIPLGRDDEEPEFRTVSWIAMMFSAGMGIGLMFYGVSEPLSHFVAPPPGTGAEGNPEALQNAMATTLFHWTLHPWAIYAVVGLAVAYGVFRKGRSLLISSAFAPLLGEKRAGGPAGRVIDILAIFATLFGSAASLGLGALQIGSGLELVAGLGKAGNGVLVAIITVLTVCFILSAVSGVSKGIQYLSNINMVLAVALAVFVFLVGPTVLILNLVPTAVGSYFEDLAMMSARTDAAGGSAMQEWLSGWTIFYWAWWVSWTPFVGMFIARISRGRTIRQFVTGVLLVPSVVSLVWFAIFGGAGIDMQRKGTDLAGQATAEGSLFAMLSNMPLATITSVVVMLLVAIFFVSGADAASIVMGTLSERGTLVPSRKTVIFWGGATGAVAAVMLLVGGEDALSGLQNITIVAALPFLLVMVGLAVSLVKDLSSDPLIVRRQIAVAAIDQAVVTGVTEHGDDFALVVEEAPTDAEAEAVAEADVDGPGRTQHEHRESVTV, encoded by the coding sequence GTGACGACACAACTGACGACAACAGGACCCACCGGTCCCACCGACCTCACGGGTGAGGGCGCGCCCATCGACGACGCCCCGCACCCCGCCCTCGACCTCGACCTCGAGGAGCACCCGGCCGACGAGCCTCAGAGGCTCGACAAGGTGGTCTTCGGCATCACCGCTGCGCTGGCCATCGGCTTCGTGCTGTGGGGCTTCCTCAGCACCTCGACCCTGAGCTCCGCCTCGGGCGCCGGGCTCGACTGGGTCGTGCACAACATGGGCTGGCTGTTCGCCTTGGTGGCAAGCGGCTTCGTGCTCTTCGTGATCTGGCTGGCGGCCGGCAAGTTCGGGCGGATCCCGCTCGGCCGCGACGACGAGGAGCCGGAGTTCCGCACCGTCTCGTGGATCGCCATGATGTTCTCGGCGGGCATGGGCATCGGCCTGATGTTCTACGGCGTCTCCGAGCCGCTGTCGCACTTCGTCGCGCCCCCGCCCGGCACCGGTGCGGAGGGCAACCCCGAGGCGCTGCAGAACGCGATGGCGACGACCCTCTTCCACTGGACCCTGCACCCCTGGGCGATCTACGCCGTCGTCGGCCTCGCCGTGGCGTACGGCGTGTTCCGCAAGGGCCGCTCGCTGTTGATCAGCTCCGCCTTCGCGCCGCTGCTCGGTGAGAAGCGGGCCGGCGGTCCGGCCGGGCGCGTCATCGACATCCTCGCGATCTTCGCGACCCTGTTCGGCTCCGCGGCCTCGCTCGGCCTGGGCGCCCTGCAGATCGGCTCGGGCCTCGAGCTCGTCGCCGGGCTGGGCAAGGCGGGCAACGGCGTGCTCGTCGCCATCATCACCGTGCTGACGGTGTGCTTCATCCTGTCGGCGGTCTCGGGTGTCTCCAAGGGCATCCAGTACCTGTCGAACATCAACATGGTGCTCGCTGTGGCGCTGGCCGTGTTCGTGTTCCTGGTGGGCCCGACCGTGCTGATCCTCAACCTGGTGCCGACCGCCGTCGGCAGCTACTTCGAGGACCTCGCGATGATGTCCGCGCGCACCGACGCCGCCGGCGGCAGCGCCATGCAGGAGTGGCTGTCCGGCTGGACGATCTTCTACTGGGCCTGGTGGGTGTCGTGGACGCCGTTCGTCGGCATGTTCATCGCCCGCATCTCCCGCGGCCGCACCATCCGCCAGTTCGTGACCGGCGTGCTGCTCGTGCCGAGTGTGGTCAGCCTGGTCTGGTTCGCCATCTTCGGTGGCGCCGGCATCGACATGCAGCGCAAGGGCACCGACCTGGCCGGCCAGGCCACGGCCGAGGGCTCGCTGTTCGCGATGCTCTCGAACATGCCGCTGGCCACCATCACGTCCGTCGTGGTGATGCTGCTCGTCGCGATCTTCTTCGTCTCGGGCGCCGACGCGGCCTCGATCGTCATGGGCACCCTGTCCGAGCGCGGCACCCTGGTGCCGAGCCGCAAGACCGTCATCTTCTGGGGTGGGGCGACCGGTGCCGTGGCTGCGGTCATGCTGCTGGTCGGTGGCGAGGACGCGCTCTCCGGCCTGCAGAACATCACCATCGTGGCGGCCCTGCCGTTCCTGCTCGTGATGGTGGGCCTGGCCGTCTCGCTGGTGAAGGACCTCAGCTCCGACCCGCTCATCGTGCGCCGCCAGATCGCCGTCGCGGCCATCGACCAGGCGGTCGTGACGGGCGTGACCGAGCACGGCGACGACTTCGCGCTCGTCGTGGAGGAGGCTCCCACCGACGCAGAGGCAGAGGCAGTGGCAGAGGCCGACGTCGACGGGCCCGGTCGGACGCAGCACGAGCACCGCGAGTCCGTCACCGTCTGA
- the pcaH gene encoding protocatechuate 3,4-dioxygenase subunit beta: MDPQSAISAEIEGIHRDSDVVETQPRLDFAPYRSSVLRHPTKDLHHADPEGVELVAPVFGHSDVDPLEADLTLQPGGEPIGERIRVVGRVLDGDGRPVRNQLVEVWQANAAGRYVHKRDQHHAPLDPHFTGVGRCLTDHDGSYSFTTVKPGPYPWRNHENAWRPAHIHFSLFGTEFTQRMVTQMYFPGDPLFDLDPILQAVTQQSARDRLVARYDHDVSEHEWLLGYRWDIVLTGTHATWMEAGDEHA, translated from the coding sequence ATGGACCCGCAGTCCGCGATCAGCGCCGAGATCGAGGGAATCCACCGCGACAGCGATGTCGTGGAGACTCAGCCGCGGCTGGACTTCGCGCCCTACCGCAGCTCGGTGCTGCGCCACCCGACGAAGGACCTGCACCACGCCGACCCCGAGGGCGTCGAGCTCGTGGCCCCGGTGTTCGGGCACAGCGACGTCGACCCGCTCGAGGCGGACCTGACGCTGCAGCCCGGGGGTGAGCCGATCGGCGAGCGCATCCGCGTGGTGGGCCGGGTGCTCGACGGCGACGGCCGCCCGGTGCGGAACCAGCTCGTCGAGGTCTGGCAGGCCAACGCGGCGGGCCGCTACGTCCACAAGCGCGACCAGCACCACGCACCGCTCGACCCCCACTTCACCGGGGTGGGCCGCTGCCTCACCGACCACGACGGCAGCTACAGCTTCACGACGGTCAAGCCCGGGCCCTACCCGTGGCGCAACCACGAGAACGCGTGGCGGCCGGCGCACATCCACTTCTCGCTGTTCGGCACGGAGTTCACCCAGCGGATGGTCACCCAGATGTACTTCCCGGGGGATCCGCTGTTCGACCTCGACCCGATCCTGCAGGCAGTGACCCAGCAGAGTGCCCGCGACCGGCTCGTGGCTCGCTACGACCACGACGTCTCGGAGCACGAGTGGCTGCTCGGCTACCGCTGGGACATCGTGCTGACCGGAACGCACGCGACCTGGATGGAGGCCGGCGATGAGCACGCCTGA
- a CDS encoding lyase family protein, producing MADHGLLDPATLRVRDLADDEAVVAALLDVEVAWAHALAEVAAAPAALPAAVESAVANLGRDPSTLAASALAAAGEAGGNPVIPLVGLLKEAVRKVDAESAAWVHRGLTSQDVLDTALMLVAARTADRLRTDLVHASASLARLAQAHRGTPMVARTLTQHALPTTFGAKAAGWLEGLLDARERLAAARAALPVQCGGAAGTLALADLASDGRALDLAGALADRLGLVWPGRPWHTNRSAVTGLADALTSVTDALGKVATDVALLVRPEVAELAEPGAAGRGGSSTMPQKRNPVLSVLVRSAALQAPHLAASLHTSATLAADERPDGAWHAEWPALRRLVLLSAGAAALAAELLDGLQVRDEVMDAHLAQAGPLVLAERLQAELPDRLGGGPQATARVRDLLADAAAAADPRAVLRRGIPLDAVTDQELARLLDPHGYLGVADQLVDRALERAARLGTTTGTGAGHGQ from the coding sequence GTGGCCGACCACGGACTGCTCGACCCCGCCACCCTGAGGGTGCGCGACCTCGCCGACGACGAGGCGGTGGTCGCCGCCCTCCTCGACGTGGAGGTGGCGTGGGCCCACGCGCTCGCCGAGGTCGCGGCGGCACCGGCCGCGCTGCCCGCAGCGGTGGAGTCGGCCGTCGCCAACCTCGGGCGCGACCCCTCCACCCTGGCCGCGTCCGCTCTCGCCGCTGCGGGGGAGGCCGGCGGCAACCCGGTGATCCCGCTGGTCGGTCTGCTGAAGGAGGCGGTGCGGAAGGTCGACGCCGAGTCGGCCGCCTGGGTCCACCGCGGGCTCACCAGCCAGGACGTGCTCGACACTGCGCTCATGCTCGTCGCGGCTCGCACGGCCGACCGTCTGCGCACCGACCTGGTCCACGCGTCCGCCTCGCTGGCTCGGCTCGCCCAGGCCCACCGCGGTACGCCGATGGTGGCGCGCACCCTGACGCAGCACGCCCTGCCGACCACGTTCGGTGCGAAGGCCGCCGGCTGGCTCGAGGGCCTGCTCGACGCACGCGAACGCCTGGCCGCCGCACGCGCGGCGCTCCCCGTCCAGTGCGGCGGGGCAGCGGGCACCCTGGCGCTCGCAGACCTGGCCAGCGACGGTCGTGCCCTCGACCTCGCCGGGGCCCTCGCCGACAGGCTCGGCCTGGTGTGGCCGGGCAGGCCCTGGCACACGAACCGCAGCGCCGTGACGGGGCTGGCCGACGCGCTCACCTCGGTGACCGACGCGCTCGGCAAGGTCGCCACCGATGTCGCCCTCCTGGTGCGGCCGGAGGTCGCCGAGCTGGCCGAGCCGGGCGCCGCAGGGCGCGGCGGCTCCTCGACGATGCCCCAGAAGCGCAACCCGGTGCTCTCCGTGCTCGTGCGGTCGGCCGCCCTCCAGGCCCCGCACCTGGCGGCCTCACTGCACACCAGCGCGACCCTGGCCGCCGACGAGCGTCCCGACGGGGCCTGGCACGCGGAGTGGCCGGCGCTCCGACGCCTGGTGCTGCTCTCGGCCGGAGCCGCAGCCCTGGCCGCCGAGCTGCTCGACGGGCTGCAGGTGCGTGACGAGGTCATGGATGCCCACCTCGCCCAGGCCGGCCCGCTGGTGCTGGCCGAACGCCTCCAGGCGGAGCTGCCGGACCGCCTCGGCGGTGGGCCGCAGGCCACCGCACGAGTGCGGGATCTGCTGGCGGATGCCGCCGCAGCGGCGGATCCGCGCGCGGTGCTGCGGCGCGGCATACCTCTCGATGCCGTCACCGACCAGGAGCTGGCGCGGCTGCTGGACCCACACGGCTACCTCGGCGTGGCCGACCAGCTCGTCGACCGGGCACTGGAGCGCGCGGCGCGGCTCGGAACCACGACAGGGACGGGGGCCGGCCATGGCCAATGA
- the pcaC gene encoding 4-carboxymuconolactone decarboxylase, translating to MANDRTAAQAHADGMDVRREVLSDEHVDRAQGRVSPLTEDFQDLITRYAWGEIWTRPGLDRRMRSAITLTALVAHGHWDELEMHLRAARRNGLSDVEIGEVLLQTAVYCGVPAANHAFAIAQRVLEGPQEGDES from the coding sequence ATGGCCAATGACCGCACCGCCGCACAGGCGCACGCCGACGGCATGGACGTGCGACGCGAGGTGCTCTCGGACGAGCACGTCGACCGCGCCCAGGGGCGGGTCTCACCGCTGACCGAGGACTTCCAGGACCTCATCACCCGCTACGCGTGGGGGGAGATCTGGACCCGTCCCGGGCTCGACCGGCGGATGCGCAGTGCCATCACCCTCACCGCACTGGTCGCGCACGGCCACTGGGACGAGCTCGAGATGCACCTGCGGGCAGCCCGGCGCAACGGGCTGAGCGACGTCGAGATCGGCGAGGTGCTGCTGCAGACGGCCGTGTACTGCGGAGTGCCCGCCGCCAACCACGCGTTCGCCATCGCCCAGCGGGTGCTCGAGGGCCCACAGGAAGGGGACGAGTCATGA
- a CDS encoding ankyrin repeat domain-containing protein yields MRPARFAAVPGLLVLGAACTDGSTEERTTMSSAPPSTSAGVGSGTPRSALLPSEGAPPAQLDQALREAAWDDRVADAAELVRRGADVNAKDETQQSAYLIAASEGHLELLELTLSRGADVDDKDGWNGTGLIRAAERGHALVVGRLLRAGIERDHVNRIGYQAVHEAVWLGRDEERHVDTLRVLVAGGVQLDRPSTQEGLTPLRMARHRGHPRLEAVLRAAPVPPTRSPDSALLEAAAHGEADAVAGALRAGADLEARDERGRTALLLAATHDRVDVARLLVAMGADPDALDDQHDTPWLVTGVTGSVAMLEALLPAHPDLTLTNRYGGVSVIPASERGHVDYVRRVVRTGIDVDHVNNLGWTALLEAVILGDGGRDHQEVVRTLLAAGADPSIADRGGRTPLDHATARGQAEVERILRAHR; encoded by the coding sequence GTGAGACCCGCCAGGTTCGCAGCCGTCCCGGGGCTGCTCGTGCTGGGCGCGGCCTGCACGGACGGGTCGACCGAGGAGAGGACGACGATGTCGAGTGCCCCACCGAGCACGTCGGCTGGGGTCGGCAGCGGCACCCCCCGGTCCGCCCTCCTGCCTTCGGAGGGCGCGCCGCCTGCCCAGCTCGACCAGGCGCTGCGTGAGGCCGCGTGGGACGACCGGGTCGCTGACGCGGCCGAGCTCGTCCGCCGCGGTGCCGACGTCAACGCCAAGGACGAGACACAGCAGTCCGCCTACCTCATCGCCGCCAGCGAGGGTCACCTCGAGCTCCTCGAGCTCACCCTGAGCCGTGGCGCCGACGTCGACGACAAGGACGGCTGGAACGGCACGGGTCTGATCCGGGCCGCCGAGCGAGGGCACGCGCTCGTCGTCGGCCGACTGCTGCGCGCGGGCATCGAGCGTGACCACGTCAACCGGATCGGCTACCAGGCCGTGCACGAGGCGGTCTGGCTCGGACGCGACGAGGAGCGCCATGTCGACACCCTGCGCGTCCTCGTGGCCGGCGGTGTCCAACTCGACCGTCCCTCGACGCAGGAGGGGCTGACGCCCCTGCGGATGGCCCGCCACCGTGGTCACCCACGCCTCGAGGCCGTGCTGCGGGCCGCTCCGGTGCCACCCACGCGCAGTCCCGACTCAGCCCTCCTCGAGGCCGCGGCGCACGGTGAGGCCGATGCCGTGGCCGGTGCACTGCGGGCGGGGGCGGACCTCGAGGCGAGGGACGAGCGCGGCCGCACGGCCCTGCTGCTCGCGGCGACGCACGACCGCGTCGACGTCGCCCGGCTGCTCGTCGCGATGGGGGCCGACCCCGACGCGCTCGACGACCAGCACGACACGCCGTGGCTGGTCACCGGCGTGACCGGGAGCGTGGCGATGCTCGAGGCGCTGCTGCCTGCCCACCCCGACCTGACCCTCACCAACCGCTACGGCGGAGTCTCCGTGATCCCGGCGAGCGAACGGGGGCACGTCGACTACGTCCGCCGGGTGGTCCGGACCGGCATCGACGTCGACCACGTCAACAACCTCGGGTGGACCGCCCTGCTCGAGGCGGTCATCCTCGGCGACGGTGGACGTGACCACCAGGAGGTCGTGCGCACCCTGCTCGCCGCCGGGGCGGACCCGTCCATCGCCGACCGCGGCGGCCGGACCCCCCTCGACCACGCCACGGCCCGGGGGCAGGCCGAGGTCGAGAGGATCCTCCGTGCGCACCGCTGA
- a CDS encoding aspartate-semialdehyde dehydrogenase, which translates to MRVGVFGATGQVGSVMRVLLAERGFPVDEIRFFASARSAGTTLPWAGGEVVVEDSATADFSGLDIALFSNGGAASRELAPKVAAAGAVVVDNSSAWRKDPDVPLVVSEVNAEDLDTIPKGIVANPNCTTMAAMPVLKPLHERAGLVRLHVSSYQAVSGSGGKGVQELDTQLRGGYAAGDPTGLALEGRAVKVPDPNVYAVPVAFNVVPLAGSIVDDGSLETDEEQKLRNESRKILHIPDLRVSGTCVRVPVFTGHSLAIHAEFADDISPVEALELLGRAPGVVVTDVPNPLEATGRDEVFVGRVRADQAAPEGKGLNLFVVGDNLRKGAALNAVQIAEELLKRR; encoded by the coding sequence ATGCGAGTTGGAGTTTTCGGGGCCACAGGTCAGGTCGGCTCGGTCATGCGCGTGCTCCTCGCCGAGCGCGGCTTCCCGGTCGACGAGATCCGCTTCTTCGCCTCTGCGCGGTCCGCGGGCACGACCCTGCCGTGGGCGGGCGGCGAGGTCGTCGTCGAGGACTCCGCCACGGCGGACTTCTCCGGGCTCGACATCGCCCTGTTCTCCAACGGGGGAGCCGCGTCCAGGGAGCTCGCCCCGAAGGTCGCCGCGGCCGGCGCGGTGGTCGTCGACAACTCCTCCGCCTGGCGCAAGGACCCCGACGTCCCGCTCGTGGTGAGCGAGGTCAACGCCGAGGACCTCGACACCATCCCCAAGGGCATCGTCGCCAACCCGAACTGCACCACCATGGCCGCCATGCCGGTGCTCAAGCCGCTGCACGAACGCGCCGGTCTGGTGCGGCTGCACGTCTCGAGCTACCAGGCCGTCTCCGGCTCCGGCGGCAAGGGCGTGCAGGAGCTCGACACCCAGCTGCGTGGCGGCTACGCCGCCGGCGACCCGACCGGCCTCGCCCTCGAAGGGCGCGCCGTCAAGGTGCCCGACCCCAACGTGTATGCCGTGCCCGTCGCCTTCAACGTCGTGCCGCTGGCCGGGTCGATCGTCGACGACGGCTCGCTGGAGACCGACGAGGAGCAGAAGCTCCGCAACGAGTCGCGCAAGATCCTGCACATCCCGGACCTGCGCGTCTCCGGCACCTGCGTGCGCGTGCCGGTCTTCACGGGTCACAGCCTCGCCATCCACGCGGAGTTCGCCGACGACATCAGCCCCGTCGAGGCCCTCGAGCTGCTCGGCAGGGCCCCTGGCGTCGTCGTCACCGACGTGCCCAACCCGCTCGAGGCCACCGGGCGCGACGAGGTCTTCGTCGGCCGCGTCCGGGCCGACCAGGCCGCCCCGGAGGGCAAGGGCCTCAACCTGTTCGTGGTCGGCGACAACCTGCGCAAGGGCGCGGCCCTGAACGCCGTGCAGATCGCCGAGGAGCTGCTCAAGCGGCGGTAG
- the leuA gene encoding 2-isopropylmalate synthase produces the protein MIHPQQPSGMPVAKYVPFQDQIKVDLPDRTWPTKAITKAPRWCAVDLRDGNQALIDPMSPDRKKRMFDLLVRMGYKEIEVGFPSASQTDYDFVRELIEGNHIPDDVTIQVLTQCRDHLIERTFDAIRGARQAIVHFYNSTSVLQRKVVFGLDQDGIVDIALQGARLCRKLEETVPDTKVYYEYSPESYTGTELDFAVRICNEVIDVIDPTPDHKMIINLPATVEMATPNVYADSIEWMVRHLDRRESVVVSLHPHNDRGTGVAAAELGYLAGADRIEGCLFGNGERTGNVDLVTLGMNLFSQGIDPEIDFSNIDEIRRTVEHCNQLPVGERHPWGGDLVFTAFSGSHQDAIKKGFEAMEREAKETGKGIDDLVWGVPYLPIDPHDIGRSYEAVVRVNSQSGKGGVAYILKSEHHLDLPRRLQIEFSGVVQGKTDAEGGEVTPRELWRIFKDEYLPAKDGEANEWGRFTPVSHTLVSGEDGQDRITATMLDRATPVTVEGTGNGPIAAFIDALGTLEIDVRVLDYHEHALSAGGDARAAAYVECAVGDRVLWGVGLHSSIVKASLTAILSAVNRAERDAG, from the coding sequence ATGATCCACCCGCAGCAGCCGTCCGGGATGCCGGTAGCGAAGTACGTGCCGTTCCAGGACCAGATCAAGGTCGACCTGCCGGACCGCACCTGGCCCACCAAGGCCATCACCAAGGCCCCGCGCTGGTGCGCGGTCGACCTGCGGGACGGCAACCAGGCCCTCATCGACCCGATGAGCCCCGACCGCAAGAAGCGCATGTTCGACCTGCTGGTGCGCATGGGCTACAAGGAGATCGAGGTCGGCTTCCCGAGCGCGAGCCAGACCGACTACGACTTCGTCCGCGAGCTCATCGAGGGCAACCACATCCCCGACGACGTCACCATCCAGGTGCTGACGCAGTGCCGCGACCACCTGATCGAGCGGACCTTCGACGCGATCCGCGGCGCCAGGCAGGCGATCGTGCACTTCTACAACTCGACGTCGGTGCTGCAGCGCAAGGTCGTCTTCGGCCTGGACCAGGACGGCATCGTCGACATCGCGCTGCAGGGCGCCCGGCTGTGCCGCAAGCTCGAGGAGACCGTCCCCGACACGAAGGTCTACTACGAGTACAGCCCGGAGTCCTACACCGGCACCGAGCTCGACTTCGCGGTGCGGATCTGCAACGAGGTCATCGACGTCATCGACCCGACGCCGGACCACAAGATGATCATCAACCTGCCCGCCACGGTGGAGATGGCGACGCCCAACGTCTACGCCGACTCGATCGAGTGGATGGTCCGCCACCTCGACCGGCGCGAGTCCGTCGTCGTGAGCCTGCACCCGCACAACGACCGCGGCACGGGGGTCGCCGCCGCCGAGCTGGGCTACCTGGCCGGCGCCGACCGCATCGAGGGCTGCCTGTTCGGCAACGGCGAGCGCACCGGCAACGTCGACCTGGTCACCCTCGGCATGAACCTCTTCAGCCAGGGCATCGACCCCGAGATCGACTTCTCCAACATCGACGAGATCCGCCGCACCGTCGAGCACTGCAACCAGCTACCGGTGGGGGAGCGCCACCCCTGGGGCGGCGACCTCGTCTTCACCGCCTTCTCCGGCTCGCACCAGGACGCCATCAAGAAGGGCTTCGAGGCGATGGAGCGGGAGGCCAAGGAGACCGGCAAGGGCATCGACGACCTCGTGTGGGGCGTGCCCTACCTGCCGATCGACCCGCACGACATCGGCCGCTCCTACGAGGCCGTCGTGCGCGTCAACAGCCAGTCCGGCAAGGGCGGGGTGGCCTACATCCTCAAGAGCGAGCACCACCTCGACCTGCCGCGCCGGCTGCAGATCGAGTTCAGCGGCGTGGTGCAGGGCAAGACCGACGCCGAGGGCGGCGAGGTCACCCCGCGCGAGCTGTGGCGCATCTTCAAGGACGAGTACCTGCCGGCCAAGGACGGCGAGGCCAACGAATGGGGCCGGTTCACCCCGGTGTCGCACACGCTCGTCAGTGGCGAGGACGGGCAGGACCGGATCACCGCGACCATGCTCGACCGCGCCACCCCGGTCACGGTGGAGGGCACCGGAAACGGGCCGATCGCGGCGTTCATCGACGCACTGGGCACCCTCGAGATCGACGTGCGGGTCCTCGACTACCACGAGCACGCGCTGTCGGCCGGTGGTGACGCCCGGGCCGCCGCCTACGTCGAGTGCGCCGTGGGCGACAGGGTGCTGTGGGGCGTGGGCCTGCACAGCTCGATCGTCAAGGCCTCGCTCACAGCGATCCTGTCGGCGGTCAACCGGGCGGAGCGCGACGCGGGCTGA